One stretch of Tribolium castaneum strain GA2 chromosome 5, icTriCast1.1, whole genome shotgun sequence DNA includes these proteins:
- the ctrip gene encoding E3 ubiquitin-protein ligase TRIP12 isoform X2 has translation MADPANANAAASTSRRKRVLPPQPRAEAKRLCPQEDDSRHKVDTAKTSLANNKHPKSKNQEEFASTSRQIKKKQGVASTSRTSRSHPDIFELELPEVTRQKRNKNTTEINHKHNNIATTSKHSTEPSSSSLDSFNSKASTSKSSSSSKHKLKKFRKNSKSPTTHKTEAKEHRGEKSGSSHRCKVEIKDSPRQRNNHRRSERYSSRSDIGLNHKKYESEESLSSENSVHKYPLRSRSFTDQSSQTSHQSRKSPSGRVKRELVALGATSSQPNTREEQEPSRLTRSGAVLRRSTRNSKAHSSTTGSCASSSGASGSGSSSRRAARQHKVGAAAPALLTAPATHAAAAMAADQPDMPNNGLSASEEPPSPQEATQAMPSSGGPSGPGADSESEDSEVGRLQALLEARGLPPHLFGALGPRMQHLLHRSMGSNSSVARAQALLPGLQATGDEGQQLQAVIEMCQVLVMGNEEILTGFPVKPVVQALITLLGMEHNFDIMNHACRALTYMMEALPRSSAIVVDAVPVFLEKLQVIQCMDVAEQSLTALDMLSRRHSKAILQARGVSACLMYLDFFSINAQRNALSITANCCLNLTSEEFQYVQESLPLLASRLTQQDKKCVESVCLAFSRLVDSFQLEPARLQEIASTELLTNLQQLLVVTPPVISTGTFITVLRMLSVMCANCPDLALTLLKQNIAETLLYLLTGSAEVNQDEVELIPRQPQEQFEITALIGELMPKLPSDGIFAVDALLERPSNVAKDQPVWQWRDDRGLWHAYGAVDSRIIEAAHLNGDDEVSLNTLGRIYTIDFHSMQQINEDTGTSRPVQRRFTPTSAQSSGSESSHSGSRPNSASRDARVACLREERGLAAAFIRSLFSVLYEVYSSSAGPAVRCKCLKALLRMVYYASPELLKDVLKNQVVSSHIAGMMASSDLRIVVGALQMAEILMNKLPEEFGVHFRREGVIHQINRLADPEIPLGGSPPKSSYSSASFSSTLNEPSTSQPSSSSSHIANGSATSSHIGTPLSSAMYTSTPDTQRVQESETRSPSPSHVRLSDVLKRKRVPKRSGVSSRSKTRHEDLPISPSLMQDLFTKAASLGTSTPSNSSRPRYSGSSSKTSFLQSLNPARWGRTMNSSHDRNYSKDALNSLTKSASNSHITAGNREKTRTWVREQASKFIETYSANEEDHHPATNVITRLKSAIEKLPTIRCAEALRELREILIDSDVSPFEVNYSGLIKSLLVYLADVEGPFDRDQRLRIMLNVFAGCPLEANVTEITQLNSAWMSALVAKLNGCVSQLEQFPVKVHDLPASSGAGRGGTSALKFFNTHQLKCNLQRHPDCTNLKQWKGGTVKIDPLALVQAIERYLVVRGYGRLRDKDSADSDDGDSDDDIDDTLAGVVISQSGARHKLQFLIGNNVLPYNMTVYQAVRQFSNNGNDQSETDTDNETPLGNVGIWVQTHVIYYRPLKEDGSSSGKPSSSSGTSSSHSSRKGKGSSSKSTSRRKGDDLWNEGITPLVHSPLSPFLTTQLPDSVTIQDASLEVLCLLRILNALNLYWSTLYPAIEYRPIVSPSEFLNSKIAAKASRQLQDPLVIMTGNLPNWLQQIASVCPFLFPFETRQLLFYATSFDRDRALQRLLDMSPELSSSDSQERVTPRLDRRKRTISRIDILKQAEQVMQDLASSKALLEVQYENEVGTGLGPTLEFYALVSKELQKSNLELWNAPDSHSSEYVNCPAGLFPSPLPRGAKVGQITKVKSKFRFLGKFMAKAVMDSRMLDLPFSLSFYRWLLGQEHCLILADLKYVAPEIYKNLKKMHAVVRQRDAILQDPNLTPEQKEEEVEKLEFDGCPISELGLDFVLPGHNVELIKNGKSTHVTIHNLHLYIKLVTHWMLVEGVNRQMESLREGFESVFPLQNLRVFQPEELEAVFCGSPRDSIAGWDIKTLMECCKPDHGYTPDSRAIRFLFEVLSSYDREEQRMFVQFLTGSPRLPVGGFKALSPPLTVVRKTLEPNMNPDDFLPSVMTCVNYLKLPDYTSIEVMRMKLHLAASEGQHSFYLS, from the exons GTGTAAGGTGGAAATCAAGGATTCTCCAAGACAGAGAAACAACCATAGACGTTCAGAACGCTATAGCAGCAGAAGTGACATAGGTCTGAACCACAAGAAATACGAATCGGAGGAGAGCCTGAGTAGTGAGAACAGCGTGCATAAATATCCTCTCCGAAGTCGTAGCTTTACCGACCAGAGCTCTCAAACCAGCCATCAATCAAGAAAGTCACCATCCGGACGAGTAAAACGTGAACTTGTAGCACTGGGGGCGACCAGCAGTCAGCCTAATACTCGTGAGGAGCAGGAGCCCTCTCGCCTCACGCGAAGCGGAGCAGTGCTGAGGCGTAGCACACGAAATAGCAAAg CGCACAGCTCAACAACGGGTTCCTGTGCAAGCTCGAGCGGCGCAAGTGGCAGCGGCAGCAGCTCGAGACGAGCAGCGAGGCAGCATAAGGTGGGGGCGGCCGCTCCGGCTCTCCTTACAGCCCCTGCCACTCACGCTGCCGCAGCCATGGCCGCCGATCAACCAGATATGCCCAACAATGGCCTGTCAG CTTCGGAAGAGCCACCGTCTCCACAGGAGGCCACACAGGCGATGCCTTCCAGCGGGGGCCCTTCCGGACCTGGGGCCGACTCCGAAAGCGAGGACAGCGAAGTGGGGCGTCTGCAAGCTCTCTTGGAGGCGAGAGGACTTCCTCCGCATTTGTTTGGCGCATTAGGCCCTCGAATGCAGCATTTGTTGCACAGGAGTATGGGATCCAACAGCT ctgTCGCTAGAGCACAAGCACTTTTACCAGGTCTACAAGCTACAGGTGACGAAGGCCAACAGCTACAAGCTGTCATAGAGATGTGCCAAGTGTTGGTGATGGGTAACGAGGAGATTCTTACCGGCTTTCCTGTCAAGCCAGTAGTACAAGCATTGATCACTCTGCTGGGAATGGAGCATAATTTTGATATT atgAATCATGCTTGTCGTGCTTTGACCTACATGATGGAAGCTCTTCCAAGATCATCTGCGATTGTCGTAGATGCTGTTCCTGTTTTTCTCGAGAAACTACAAGTTATACAGTGTATGGATGTTGCAGAACAGTCGCTTACTGCGCTTGATATGCTGTCTCGTCGTCATTCTAAAGCGATTTTACAAGCG CGGGGCGTTTCTGCGTGCTTGATGTACTTGGATTTCTTTTCCATAAACGCCCAACGCAACGCCCTTTCAATCACGGCAAACTGTTGCCTAAACCTGACATCGGAAGAATTCCAATACGTACAAGAATCATTGCCCTTGTTAGCAAGCCGTTTAACCCaacaagataaaaaatgtgtcGAAAGCGTTTGCTTGGCATTTTCGCGTTTGGTCGATAGTTTTCAATTAGAACCAGCACGTCTCCAAGAAATTGCCAGTACTGAACTTCTAACCAACTTACAACAACTTCTAGTTGTGACCCCACCTGTAATAAGCACCGGAACATTCATCACAGTTTTAAGAATGCTATCAGTCATGTGTGCCAATTGTCCCGATCTAGCTTTAACTCTCCTCAAACAAAACATAGCCGAAACTTTGCTGTATTTACTGACCGGATCTGCGGAAGTTAACCAGGATGAAGTGGAGCTAATACCAAGGCAACCGCAGGAACAGTTCGAAATCACGGCTCTTATTGGCGAACTGATGCCTAAACTGCCATCTGATGGTATTTTCGCTGTAGATGCCTTACTTGAACGGCCCTCGAACGTGGCGAAGGACCAACCGGTGTGGCAATGGAGGGATGATCGTGGGTTGTGGCACGCTTATGGTGCTGTCGATAGTCGTATAATTGAGGCAGCGCATCTTAACGGCGACGATGAAGTCAGTTTGAACACTTTGGGGCGCATTTATACGATTGATTTTCATTCCATGCAACAAATCAACGAAGATACGGGTACTTCAAGACCGGTTCAACGTCGGTTCACACCAACTAGTGCCCAGTCAAGTGGGTCTGAATCATCGCATTCGGGAAGTCGCCCGAATTCAGCAAGTCGTGATGCTCGCGTTGCGTGCCTTCGCGAGGAGCGCGGCCTTGCAGCCGCGTTTATTCGTTCGTTGTTCTCCGTATTGTACGAAGTGTACTCGTCGAGTGCCGGACCGGCGGTTAGATGTAAGTGTTTGAAAGCCTTATTGAGGATGGTGTATTATGCCAGTCCCGAACTGTTGAAAGACGTTTTGAAAAACCAAGTCGTGAGTAGTCATATCGCCGGTATGATGGCGTCTAGTGATTTAAGAATCGTTGTTGGTGCCTTGCAAATGGCTGAAATTCTTATGAATAAGTTACCTGAAGAGTTCGGGGTGCACTTTAGGCGAGAGGGCGTCATACACCAGATTAACCGACTTGCGGACCCTGAG aTTCCATTAGGCGGTAGCCCCCCAAAATCGAGCTACAGCTCCGCTTCATTTTCCTCAACTTTGAACGAACCTAGCACTTCTCAACCCTCGAGCAGCTCCAGCCATATCGCGAACGGTTCAGCGACCAGTTCCCACATTGGCACTCCCCTGTCCTCAGCAATGTACACTTCGACTCCAGACACCCAACGTGTTCAAGAATCTGAAACTCGTTCACCTAGTCCCTCACACGTACGATTAAGTGACGTATTGAAACGTAAACGGGTACCGAAACGATCAGGAGTGTCGAGTCGTTCCAAGACACGTCACGAAGATCTCCCTATATCACCATCCCTAATGCAAGATTTGTTCACAAAAGCTGCATCTTTGGGCACGTCAACACCCAGCAATTCGTCAAGACCTCGATATTCAGGCTCCAGTTCAAAAACTAGTTTCCTACAGAGCCTGAATCCGGCGAGATGGGGAAGAACAATGAATTCCTCACACGATCGTAATTACAGCAAAGATGCCTTGAATAGTCTGACCAAATCGGCGTCAAACTCGCATATCACCGCTGGGAATAGAGAGAAGACAAGGACTTGGGTCCGCGAACAAGCTTCGAAATTCATTGAAACTTATTCAGCGAATGAAGAAGACCATCATCCTGCTACAAACGTTATCACGAGATTgaaatcggcgattgaaaagtTGCCCACGATTCGGTGTGCTGAGGCTTTGCGCGAGTTGCGCGAGATTTTGATAGATTCGGATGTGTCTCCATTCGAAGTGAATTACTCGGGGCTGATTAAATCCCTGTTGGTGTATTTGGCCGATGTTGAGGGGCCGTTTGACCGTGATCAGAGACTGAGGATCATGCTGAACGTATTCGCTGGTTGTCCCTTGGAAGCGAACGTGACTGAAATAACACAGTTGAATTCGGCTTGGATGAGTGCGCTTGTGGCGAAACTGAACGGCTGCGTCTCGCAGTTGGAACAGTTTCCTGTGAAAGTTCACGATTTGCCGGCGAGTTCGGGCGCTGGGAGGGGTGGAACTAGTGCTCTTAAGTTTTTCAATACACACCAGTTAAAG TGCAATTTACAAAGGCACCCCGATTGTACCAATTTGAAGCAGTGGAAGGGTGGTACGGTCAAAATCGATCCTCTTGCCTTGGTGCAAGCGATCGAGCGGTATTTGGTCGTTCGCGGGTACGGCCGTTTGCGTGATAAAGACAGTGCCGATAGTGATGATGGTGATTCCGACGATGATATCGACGATACGTTGGCGGGGGTTGTCATATCGCAGTCTGGAGCTAGGCATaagttacaatttttgataGGCAACAATGTTTTACCTTACAATATGACGGTGTATCAGGCTGTACGACAGTTTAGTAATAATGGCAATGACCAAAGTGAGACGGATACAGATAACGAAACTCCTTTAG GGAACGTTGGTATTTGGGTCCAAACACACGTAATTTATTATCGACCATTGAAGGAAGATGGTTCATCGTCTGGCAAACCTAGTTCATCGAGTGGAACGTCTTCGAGTCACTCGAGCAGGAAAGGGAAGGGGTCGTCAAGTAAGAGCACTTCTCGGCGTAAAGGAGACGACTTATGGAACG AAGGAATAACACCTCTCGTTCACTCGCCTTTGTCGCCGTTTTTAACGACTCAATTGCCCGATTCGGTGACAATTCAAGACGCCTCGTTGGAAGTGTTGTGTCTTTTGCGTATCTTGAACGCTCTCAACCTCTACTGGAGCACTCTGTACCCCGCCATAGAATACAGACCAATCGTTTCACCGTCGGAATTTCTCAATAGTAAAATAGCGGCAAAAGCCAGCCGCCAGCTTCAAGACCCCTTAGTCATAATGACCGGTAACCTCCCTAACTGGCTTCAACAGATCGCCTCAGTCTGTCCTTTCCTGTTCCCGTTTGAAACACGTCAACTACTATTCTACGCTACTTCATTCGACCGAGACCGGGCCCTACAGCGCCTCCTGGACATGTCACCAGAATTGAGTTCTAGTGACTCGCAAGAACGCGTCACTCCACGACTGGATCGAAGAAAACGCACCATTTCTCGAATTGATATTTTGAAACAGGCCGAACAAGTGATGCAAGACTTGGCGTCGTCGAAAGCACTCCTGGAAGTGCAATACGAGAACGAAGTCGGTACGGGATTAGGACCCACGTTGGAGTTCTATGCTCTTGTATCGAAAGAATTGCAAAAGAGTAATTTGGAATTGTGGAATGCACCCGATTCGCATAGCAGCGAGTACGTGAATTGTCCAGCCGGTTTGTTCCCGTCGCCGTTGCCGAGAGGCGCAAAAGTTGGACAGATTACGAAAGTTAAGAGCAAGTTTCGGTTTTTGGGCAAGTTCATGGCCAAGGCGGTTATGGATTCGAGAATG TTGGATCTTCCGTTTTCGTTGTCGTTTTATCGCTGGCTGTTGGGACAAGAGCATTGCTTGATCCTTGCCGATCTTAAGTATGTAGCACCCGAGATTTACAAGAATTTGAAGAAGATGCACGCCGTCGTGAGACAACGGGATGCCATATTGCAAGACCCCAACTTGACACCGGAACAAAAGGAGGAAGag GTCGAGAAGCTGGAGTTTGACGGCTGCCCGATCAGCGAGCTCGGCCTAGACTTCGTTCTTCCCGGGCACAACGTGGAGTTGATAAAGAACGGGAAGTCCACTCACGTCACGATCCACAATTTGCACCTTTACATAAAACTGGTGACACACTGGATGCTGGTTGAGGGCGTTAACCGGCAGATGGAGTCATTGCGCGAAGGATTCGAGTCCGTATTTCCGTTGCAAAACCTGCGTGTGTTCCAACCTGAAGAACTGGAGGCGGTGTTCTGCGGCAGTCCGCGCGATTCGATCGCCGGTTGGGACATCAAGACGTTGATGGAGTGTTGCAAACCGGATCACGGGTACACACCCGATTCCAGAGCGATCAGGTTCCTGTTTGAAGTATTGAGTTCATACGACCGCGAGGAGCAGAGGATGTTTGTGCAGTTTTTGACCGGAAGTCCGCGTCTACCGGTCGGAG GGTTTAAGGCACTGTCGCCACCGCTGACTGTGGTCCGGAAAACTTTGGAACCCAACATGAACCCTGATGATTTTCTCCCGTCTGTGATGACTTGTGTTAACTACCTCAAATTACCTGACTATACAAGCATTGAAGTGATGCGGATGAAACTTCACTTGGCTGCCTCTGAAGGACAGCATTCCTTCTATTTATcataa
- the ctrip gene encoding E3 ubiquitin-protein ligase TRIP12 isoform X3 yields MRYYENGHLYKFVGVLNVESSHSSTTGSCASSSGASGSGSSSRRAARQHKVGAAAPALLTAPATHAAAAMAADQPDMPNNGLSASEEPPSPQEATQAMPSSGGPSGPGADSESEDSEVGRLQALLEARGLPPHLFGALGPRMQHLLHRSMGSNSSVARAQALLPGLQATGDEGQQLQAVIEMCQVLVMGNEEILTGFPVKPVVQALITLLGMEHNFDIMNHACRALTYMMEALPRSSAIVVDAVPVFLEKLQVIQCMDVAEQSLTALDMLSRRHSKAILQARGVSACLMYLDFFSINAQRNALSITANCCLNLTSEEFQYVQESLPLLASRLTQQDKKCVESVCLAFSRLVDSFQLEPARLQEIASTELLTNLQQLLVVTPPVISTGTFITVLRMLSVMCANCPDLALTLLKQNIAETLLYLLTGSAEVNQDEVELIPRQPQEQFEITALIGELMPKLPSDGIFAVDALLERPSNVAKDQPVWQWRDDRGLWHAYGAVDSRIIEAAHLNGDDEVSLNTLGRIYTIDFHSMQQINEDTGTSRPVQRRFTPTSAQSSGSESSHSGSRPNSASRDARVACLREERGLAAAFIRSLFSVLYEVYSSSAGPAVRCKCLKALLRMVYYASPELLKDVLKNQVVSSHIAGMMASSDLRIVVGALQMAEILMNKLPEEFGVHFRREGVIHQINRLADPEIPLGGSPPKSSYSSASFSSTLNEPSTSQPSSSSSHIANGSATSSHIGTPLSSAMYTSTPDTQRVQESETRSPSPSHVRLSDVLKRKRVPKRSGVSSRSKTRHEDLPISPSLMQDLFTKAASLGTSTPSNSSRPRYSGSSSKTSFLQSLNPARWGRTMNSSHDRNYSKDALNSLTKSASNSHITAGNREKTRTWVREQASKFIETYSANEEDHHPATNVITRLKSAIEKLPTIRCAEALRELREILIDSDVSPFEVNYSGLIKSLLVYLADVEGPFDRDQRLRIMLNVFAGCPLEANVTEITQLNSAWMSALVAKLNGCVSQLEQFPVKVHDLPASSGAGRGGTSALKFFNTHQLKCNLQRHPDCTNLKQWKGGTVKIDPLALVQAIERYLVVRGYGRLRDKDSADSDDGDSDDDIDDTLAGVVISQSGARHKLQFLIGNNVLPYNMTVYQAVRQFSNNGNDQSETDTDNETPLGNVGIWVQTHVIYYRPLKEDGSSSGKPSSSSGTSSSHSSRKGKGSSSKSTSRRKGDDLWNEGITPLVHSPLSPFLTTQLPDSVTIQDASLEVLCLLRILNALNLYWSTLYPAIEYRPIVSPSEFLNSKIAAKASRQLQDPLVIMTGNLPNWLQQIASVCPFLFPFETRQLLFYATSFDRDRALQRLLDMSPELSSSDSQERVTPRLDRRKRTISRIDILKQAEQVMQDLASSKALLEVQYENEVGTGLGPTLEFYALVSKELQKSNLELWNAPDSHSSEYVNCPAGLFPSPLPRGAKVGQITKVKSKFRFLGKFMAKAVMDSRMLDLPFSLSFYRWLLGQEHCLILADLKYVAPEIYKNLKKMHAVVRQRDAILQDPNLTPEQKEEEVEKLEFDGCPISELGLDFVLPGHNVELIKNGKSTHVTIHNLHLYIKLVTHWMLVEGVNRQMESLREGFESVFPLQNLRVFQPEELEAVFCGSPRDSIAGWDIKTLMECCKPDHGYTPDSRAIRFLFEVLSSYDREEQRMFVQFLTGSPRLPVGGFKALSPPLTVVRKTLEPNMNPDDFLPSVMTCVNYLKLPDYTSIEVMRMKLHLAASEGQHSFYLS; encoded by the exons ATGCGGTATTATGAGAACGGGCATCTTTACAAATTCGTCGGCGTATTGAATGTGGAAAGTT CGCACAGCTCAACAACGGGTTCCTGTGCAAGCTCGAGCGGCGCAAGTGGCAGCGGCAGCAGCTCGAGACGAGCAGCGAGGCAGCATAAGGTGGGGGCGGCCGCTCCGGCTCTCCTTACAGCCCCTGCCACTCACGCTGCCGCAGCCATGGCCGCCGATCAACCAGATATGCCCAACAATGGCCTGTCAG CTTCGGAAGAGCCACCGTCTCCACAGGAGGCCACACAGGCGATGCCTTCCAGCGGGGGCCCTTCCGGACCTGGGGCCGACTCCGAAAGCGAGGACAGCGAAGTGGGGCGTCTGCAAGCTCTCTTGGAGGCGAGAGGACTTCCTCCGCATTTGTTTGGCGCATTAGGCCCTCGAATGCAGCATTTGTTGCACAGGAGTATGGGATCCAACAGCT ctgTCGCTAGAGCACAAGCACTTTTACCAGGTCTACAAGCTACAGGTGACGAAGGCCAACAGCTACAAGCTGTCATAGAGATGTGCCAAGTGTTGGTGATGGGTAACGAGGAGATTCTTACCGGCTTTCCTGTCAAGCCAGTAGTACAAGCATTGATCACTCTGCTGGGAATGGAGCATAATTTTGATATT atgAATCATGCTTGTCGTGCTTTGACCTACATGATGGAAGCTCTTCCAAGATCATCTGCGATTGTCGTAGATGCTGTTCCTGTTTTTCTCGAGAAACTACAAGTTATACAGTGTATGGATGTTGCAGAACAGTCGCTTACTGCGCTTGATATGCTGTCTCGTCGTCATTCTAAAGCGATTTTACAAGCG CGGGGCGTTTCTGCGTGCTTGATGTACTTGGATTTCTTTTCCATAAACGCCCAACGCAACGCCCTTTCAATCACGGCAAACTGTTGCCTAAACCTGACATCGGAAGAATTCCAATACGTACAAGAATCATTGCCCTTGTTAGCAAGCCGTTTAACCCaacaagataaaaaatgtgtcGAAAGCGTTTGCTTGGCATTTTCGCGTTTGGTCGATAGTTTTCAATTAGAACCAGCACGTCTCCAAGAAATTGCCAGTACTGAACTTCTAACCAACTTACAACAACTTCTAGTTGTGACCCCACCTGTAATAAGCACCGGAACATTCATCACAGTTTTAAGAATGCTATCAGTCATGTGTGCCAATTGTCCCGATCTAGCTTTAACTCTCCTCAAACAAAACATAGCCGAAACTTTGCTGTATTTACTGACCGGATCTGCGGAAGTTAACCAGGATGAAGTGGAGCTAATACCAAGGCAACCGCAGGAACAGTTCGAAATCACGGCTCTTATTGGCGAACTGATGCCTAAACTGCCATCTGATGGTATTTTCGCTGTAGATGCCTTACTTGAACGGCCCTCGAACGTGGCGAAGGACCAACCGGTGTGGCAATGGAGGGATGATCGTGGGTTGTGGCACGCTTATGGTGCTGTCGATAGTCGTATAATTGAGGCAGCGCATCTTAACGGCGACGATGAAGTCAGTTTGAACACTTTGGGGCGCATTTATACGATTGATTTTCATTCCATGCAACAAATCAACGAAGATACGGGTACTTCAAGACCGGTTCAACGTCGGTTCACACCAACTAGTGCCCAGTCAAGTGGGTCTGAATCATCGCATTCGGGAAGTCGCCCGAATTCAGCAAGTCGTGATGCTCGCGTTGCGTGCCTTCGCGAGGAGCGCGGCCTTGCAGCCGCGTTTATTCGTTCGTTGTTCTCCGTATTGTACGAAGTGTACTCGTCGAGTGCCGGACCGGCGGTTAGATGTAAGTGTTTGAAAGCCTTATTGAGGATGGTGTATTATGCCAGTCCCGAACTGTTGAAAGACGTTTTGAAAAACCAAGTCGTGAGTAGTCATATCGCCGGTATGATGGCGTCTAGTGATTTAAGAATCGTTGTTGGTGCCTTGCAAATGGCTGAAATTCTTATGAATAAGTTACCTGAAGAGTTCGGGGTGCACTTTAGGCGAGAGGGCGTCATACACCAGATTAACCGACTTGCGGACCCTGAG aTTCCATTAGGCGGTAGCCCCCCAAAATCGAGCTACAGCTCCGCTTCATTTTCCTCAACTTTGAACGAACCTAGCACTTCTCAACCCTCGAGCAGCTCCAGCCATATCGCGAACGGTTCAGCGACCAGTTCCCACATTGGCACTCCCCTGTCCTCAGCAATGTACACTTCGACTCCAGACACCCAACGTGTTCAAGAATCTGAAACTCGTTCACCTAGTCCCTCACACGTACGATTAAGTGACGTATTGAAACGTAAACGGGTACCGAAACGATCAGGAGTGTCGAGTCGTTCCAAGACACGTCACGAAGATCTCCCTATATCACCATCCCTAATGCAAGATTTGTTCACAAAAGCTGCATCTTTGGGCACGTCAACACCCAGCAATTCGTCAAGACCTCGATATTCAGGCTCCAGTTCAAAAACTAGTTTCCTACAGAGCCTGAATCCGGCGAGATGGGGAAGAACAATGAATTCCTCACACGATCGTAATTACAGCAAAGATGCCTTGAATAGTCTGACCAAATCGGCGTCAAACTCGCATATCACCGCTGGGAATAGAGAGAAGACAAGGACTTGGGTCCGCGAACAAGCTTCGAAATTCATTGAAACTTATTCAGCGAATGAAGAAGACCATCATCCTGCTACAAACGTTATCACGAGATTgaaatcggcgattgaaaagtTGCCCACGATTCGGTGTGCTGAGGCTTTGCGCGAGTTGCGCGAGATTTTGATAGATTCGGATGTGTCTCCATTCGAAGTGAATTACTCGGGGCTGATTAAATCCCTGTTGGTGTATTTGGCCGATGTTGAGGGGCCGTTTGACCGTGATCAGAGACTGAGGATCATGCTGAACGTATTCGCTGGTTGTCCCTTGGAAGCGAACGTGACTGAAATAACACAGTTGAATTCGGCTTGGATGAGTGCGCTTGTGGCGAAACTGAACGGCTGCGTCTCGCAGTTGGAACAGTTTCCTGTGAAAGTTCACGATTTGCCGGCGAGTTCGGGCGCTGGGAGGGGTGGAACTAGTGCTCTTAAGTTTTTCAATACACACCAGTTAAAG TGCAATTTACAAAGGCACCCCGATTGTACCAATTTGAAGCAGTGGAAGGGTGGTACGGTCAAAATCGATCCTCTTGCCTTGGTGCAAGCGATCGAGCGGTATTTGGTCGTTCGCGGGTACGGCCGTTTGCGTGATAAAGACAGTGCCGATAGTGATGATGGTGATTCCGACGATGATATCGACGATACGTTGGCGGGGGTTGTCATATCGCAGTCTGGAGCTAGGCATaagttacaatttttgataGGCAACAATGTTTTACCTTACAATATGACGGTGTATCAGGCTGTACGACAGTTTAGTAATAATGGCAATGACCAAAGTGAGACGGATACAGATAACGAAACTCCTTTAG GGAACGTTGGTATTTGGGTCCAAACACACGTAATTTATTATCGACCATTGAAGGAAGATGGTTCATCGTCTGGCAAACCTAGTTCATCGAGTGGAACGTCTTCGAGTCACTCGAGCAGGAAAGGGAAGGGGTCGTCAAGTAAGAGCACTTCTCGGCGTAAAGGAGACGACTTATGGAACG AAGGAATAACACCTCTCGTTCACTCGCCTTTGTCGCCGTTTTTAACGACTCAATTGCCCGATTCGGTGACAATTCAAGACGCCTCGTTGGAAGTGTTGTGTCTTTTGCGTATCTTGAACGCTCTCAACCTCTACTGGAGCACTCTGTACCCCGCCATAGAATACAGACCAATCGTTTCACCGTCGGAATTTCTCAATAGTAAAATAGCGGCAAAAGCCAGCCGCCAGCTTCAAGACCCCTTAGTCATAATGACCGGTAACCTCCCTAACTGGCTTCAACAGATCGCCTCAGTCTGTCCTTTCCTGTTCCCGTTTGAAACACGTCAACTACTATTCTACGCTACTTCATTCGACCGAGACCGGGCCCTACAGCGCCTCCTGGACATGTCACCAGAATTGAGTTCTAGTGACTCGCAAGAACGCGTCACTCCACGACTGGATCGAAGAAAACGCACCATTTCTCGAATTGATATTTTGAAACAGGCCGAACAAGTGATGCAAGACTTGGCGTCGTCGAAAGCACTCCTGGAAGTGCAATACGAGAACGAAGTCGGTACGGGATTAGGACCCACGTTGGAGTTCTATGCTCTTGTATCGAAAGAATTGCAAAAGAGTAATTTGGAATTGTGGAATGCACCCGATTCGCATAGCAGCGAGTACGTGAATTGTCCAGCCGGTTTGTTCCCGTCGCCGTTGCCGAGAGGCGCAAAAGTTGGACAGATTACGAAAGTTAAGAGCAAGTTTCGGTTTTTGGGCAAGTTCATGGCCAAGGCGGTTATGGATTCGAGAATG TTGGATCTTCCGTTTTCGTTGTCGTTTTATCGCTGGCTGTTGGGACAAGAGCATTGCTTGATCCTTGCCGATCTTAAGTATGTAGCACCCGAGATTTACAAGAATTTGAAGAAGATGCACGCCGTCGTGAGACAACGGGATGCCATATTGCAAGACCCCAACTTGACACCGGAACAAAAGGAGGAAGag GTCGAGAAGCTGGAGTTTGACGGCTGCCCGATCAGCGAGCTCGGCCTAGACTTCGTTCTTCCCGGGCACAACGTGGAGTTGATAAAGAACGGGAAGTCCACTCACGTCACGATCCACAATTTGCACCTTTACATAAAACTGGTGACACACTGGATGCTGGTTGAGGGCGTTAACCGGCAGATGGAGTCATTGCGCGAAGGATTCGAGTCCGTATTTCCGTTGCAAAACCTGCGTGTGTTCCAACCTGAAGAACTGGAGGCGGTGTTCTGCGGCAGTCCGCGCGATTCGATCGCCGGTTGGGACATCAAGACGTTGATGGAGTGTTGCAAACCGGATCACGGGTACACACCCGATTCCAGAGCGATCAGGTTCCTGTTTGAAGTATTGAGTTCATACGACCGCGAGGAGCAGAGGATGTTTGTGCAGTTTTTGACCGGAAGTCCGCGTCTACCGGTCGGAG GGTTTAAGGCACTGTCGCCACCGCTGACTGTGGTCCGGAAAACTTTGGAACCCAACATGAACCCTGATGATTTTCTCCCGTCTGTGATGACTTGTGTTAACTACCTCAAATTACCTGACTATACAAGCATTGAAGTGATGCGGATGAAACTTCACTTGGCTGCCTCTGAAGGACAGCATTCCTTCTATTTATcataa